The following DNA comes from Musa acuminata AAA Group cultivar baxijiao chromosome BXJ1-4, Cavendish_Baxijiao_AAA, whole genome shotgun sequence.
gagagagagagagagagagagagagcggcatCTAAGCGGGCGGACGGACGAACCACAATCCATGGTGGCGGCCGGCCTATTGGGAGGACCCGCGCCGTCGCTGACGCCCTTCCTCCGCTCCTCCTCGCCCCATCCTCCTCTTCCCTCACCCTCTGCCTCTCCTTCCGTCGCCGCCAGATCTATTCCCAGACCCTCCGTCGTCCCTATGGCCGCGTCGCATTGCAACAGCGGCACCTCTCCTCGCGGCGCCGACGCCTCCTCCCCTTCCTCCAGTCCTAACCTTATTGATCCGCCCTCGTTGCTCGTCTTCTCAGGTCTTACTCTTCTTCCCCTCCCGGGCACATCGCCGTTCCCTTTCCTTTTCGCGATCTCAATCGCGGGGTTCACCGATTGGCGCCTATGCATTTCCTCTTTTAGATTATCGTTCGTGTGCAACCCCGTAGAATTGTCTTGATCTCGGgggaatatatatacatgtaacaaCGCCGCAGTCTTTCTCAAATTGGTACGGGTCTTGGCGTCGCTTCAGGTGGCACTGCGTTTAACGGTGTCGTGGAAGAGTTGAAGAAACTAACGACCAGAGTGGCGCATGTGCTTCCTGTATCCGATGATGGAGGGAGTACTGCCGAGATCGTGCGCGTGCTCGGTAAGTTTAATATGATGCTTTACCTCTGTTTTATGTGGTAAGGCATCGAATGTTTAGATCTTGCGTGTGTCTCGTAGGTGGACCAGCTGTTGGGGACATTCGGTCGAGATGTTTGAGATTGTCTGATGAAAGCACTTCTGAAGCGCTTGCTGTTCGAATGTTGCTTGGTCACCGTTTGTCTCTTGACGCATCAGAAGCTAAATCAGAATGGTAAGTTATGTTAATAATGGCATGTAATCATCCTTTTAGATCTGCTTGCACCATAGTAAACTATACAAATGTATCTGTTGCTGGTAGATTCCTGGTTATTTAATGTTCTTCTATTTCTTTCTGAGGTCATTGTAAGGTTGTCTTTCAGCTTGATAAGCTAGTTATATTGAGCAGGCTAACATGAATTTCATGTGCTAATATCCTTATCATCACATCAATTAGTTATATCATAACAGATCTAAGACTAAATATGAAGCTTCTAGCTCTGTGTATATTTTCACTAGATGAAGTTCTTATTGGCTCAGTGATCAATTATGTagcttaacttttttttttcttttctttctgtcaATCTTAAGGATGTCCCAAATATAGATGGATCCACTTGAACTTCCTTTCGTGATTGTTTTATACATGTGTATGTTTGACAAGTTTGTATTTTCCTTATTTTAGTACTGCAGTTAGACACAGAGAATAATGATTTCATATATTTTCTTTTCACAGATTAGGATCTGAACTAACCTCCTTTACATGAAAGATGACTTCGGATTCTAAAGTTCAATTTATCAGCAATAAAAACCAATCCAGATTCAATTTAGATAATAATTCAACCTAATGTGCAACATCTTCAGATTCATTCACCATTGTTTGCTTAACATGTTTCCTACCTGGCATACGACCTATTTTCAAATGATCAGTAATTTACAATGTATTTTCTGAACATCTTTTATCAATTTGCTACATCAGTGGTGGTACTGAATAATCTTGTGCTGAGCTGACAATCTGACAGGCACCAGATTGTCGAAGGAGAGCATTGTTTATGGGATGGTGTATCACGACCTTATGGTGAAACAATTCGTGCATTTCTGGCTTTTTTCCAATATCAGGTGACATTCAGATATCAACTTTGTCTATGTGGCTAGTCAAACATCTTCTGAGTGTTAACAAAGGGTCAGTCGACATTCATTCCTGTTGTTTTAGATAGATGTTCATCCAATTCTATTCAAACACTGTGGATTTAGCTTATGCACGTTCTCACCAACAATAATTTTCCTGCTATGATGTCAAGTGTCAGCATATCATTAATTAACTTTAATACTTCAACTTTTGCTCTTTGAGGTTTTACCTGTCATGTTTCACATTCCCTGTTCTAGATAGTTTAATTGCTGCAGAACCATGATCTTATCACTGCAGTGATAGGATGCCAATTTGAGTTTAATTTTTTAGTCTATGGCCTTGATGATGTTTTGTTTAACTTAATTCTTTGGTATATTTTGATTCTTCAAGAACTTACTGTAGTTCTCTTTATGCAGATACTTCAACGCTCTAATGAATCATTCTGTTTCAGCAATGGCAGGTGCTGCCTTAAATGCTAACAAGATTCTTTTTTGGTCATTTGTTATTTTGATGCCAGGTTTTGCAAATGAATAGTACTTTGAACAATCTAAATTTATTTTCTGCTTTATGCTTTGTGGTTGATGTGATTAGTTTATTTTCTTGTTGGTGAAAATCAAGTAAAATTATTACTAGCTATGGAGTTAAGCAATCGGATCATAATAACACCTGGACTTTGattttagatgaattcaatgaacTGATTCGTTTATGTATTTGCTACAAATGTGCCTGAAATTCTGCAGATTTTAgctcatttattttttattgaagttATACTGATGTTTGTTACAGCCTTCCGCTGTGGAATCAGTTTATTGAAGAGTTTATTTAACACAATGTTTTCCCACCAATTTGCATGGCAGTCATTAGAGCTTTAATGCATACTTGCTAGAGCTATATAACTGAAGTTATGGTAGCTTGATTAAGATGTTGAGGAAGACAACCTATTGAATGTACATGTGTATGTATTAATGTCAGTACCATTTCAATATTTATGCAGCATTTATTTGGCCACATGTGGGGATGAATTGATCAGATCTGATCAGTATATAAACTGGGATGCAGCGCACCTTTTTATGTCAGGAAGACAGTAGGAAATGAATGATTTGCTGGTTAGATAGACTTCTAAGTTATGTATTGATGTAGAAGTAAACTAGACAATGGTTACTTATCATTTGGGCTTTAATTGGCCACTTGGAAACCACTAGTCGTGCCCTTCTTGACATCTTTGATGGTAAACTATAGTATCTGAAAATCACTGTGAAATTTCCAAAAGGAAAATGATAATCCTAAAGGTGTTTTTTTTATTCAATCTATGTGAAAATAGATCTTTTGTTTCagtttgtcttttctttttccctaTGATTTCACATGAGAAGTTTGGTTGAGTTTGAATTGTTTGGAAACCGAAAAGGCTTGTTCATCATAGTTATGTTCGACAATAATTAAGCTGGGCAACAGGTTCAACACTGTTTCCCTTGCCTCTATTTCTTTTTAAGTTTTCATGTAACTCCTGAGTCAAAATCAACATGAGCAGACATAACCAAGTCATTGTGTCAGGGCATCATACCTAGCAATTCAGCACTGTCTGTGATAATTTGAAACTTTATACtagttaaaacttaaaagtatAAACTGTCGTAGGTAATTATTTGGAATTTGAGTTTAGCAGTAGTACATCTTTGGATCTAGGCATGTAGTGTAACAAAACTTTATTTTATCTTATAATTCACTATGTATGATGCTCGTGCTGGTCACTCAATGGCATCTTATAACTAGATCGCCTACATTTTCCATCATGTGTTGGTTCATATGTCAGCATTCTTGAATTGCAAAATGATGCTTGTTAGTGGCTGTCATAGGTTGATGTTGGTCGGAACATGCACAAGGTAACCACCTTTTTATCATGCAAGTATTTCACTGGCATGGGAAATTTATTGTAGAGTACAAACTGATACTTACATGCATGGTTgacataaattgctcaaagttttGGCCAACAAGTTCACCTTCCTTGAGAAGAAGAATGATAGATCATTCTTCTTCCTGTGATTTGGGAATGATAGCTCACCTTCCTTGAGAAGAAGAATGATAGATCCTGTACCCTTGGCTGAGTGTTTTGGGAAACTTGCCATGAGAACGAaagtaaatatgaatcatgtggatgccattgattttattattaaaagagCATTAGAAGCTattaattttcctttaagatagtCTGGATAAAGAATTTCTCAGTTATAACATGGTTAATAAGTTAATGTTTTTTTAGATTTTACATGTGGAAACAGCACAAGTTCTTTATACATCACTGCTTGGTATGATATTCACAGGGTGTTTAAACGAATCCTTAATTTTGACATTTGTACTTATGTTTGACTTTTAAGCAGTTACTAGTTCAAGTAGCTAACTCTATATGTTTGACATAAAAGATGAATTTGTTTTTGCAGCATTGGAAATTTCTTTTTTGCTGGAGCCCGGATATTCTTTCAGTCTTTAGATGCTGCTATATTTTTGTTTTCGCGTGTTTCAGATATTCCAACAGAAAGTCTAGTTCTTCCTGTGATTTCCACCAATGATAGACTAACACTGGGCTGTGAACTATGGGTATTCTCATGCTAATCTTCCTTTTTCCAAAtccagaaactattatgatggccTATTTGTATTTGTCTCCTGTTTTGTTGTCATGTTCTTTTTGTGGTGATTTTTGCCAAGATTTTAAATCTTAGTACCAGAACCCATATCAATTGCCTGTTGGGTGAATATGGGCTCATTGTACAAGCTAGTATATaccgagagaaaaaaaagaaaagataagcAGTAGATCTTGATTTCCCCCACTTCTGACTGCATCAACAGAGATTGAAGAACTAAATGCCAcggccaccaccacctcctctagTCCACTTCCATCTTCTCCTGTTCTTCTCATTAATTTTATCCCTTGTTGCAACCTTGTCAGGGTTTTTGGCAATGAAG
Coding sequences within:
- the LOC135649652 gene encoding uncharacterized protein YNL011C-like isoform X1, with amino-acid sequence MKAILSRQIPQLVGYRGFRERERERERERHLSGRTDEPQSMVAAGLLGGPAPSLTPFLRSSSPHPPLPSPSASPSVAARSIPRPSVVPMAASHCNSGTSPRGADASSPSSSPNLIDPPSLLVFSGGTAFNGVVEELKKLTTRVAHVLPVSDDGGSTAEIVRVLGGPAVGDIRSRCLRLSDESTSEALAVRMLLGHRLSLDASEAKSEWHQIVEGEHCLWDGVSRPYGETIRAFLAFFQYQILQRSNESFCFSNGSIGNFFFAGARIFFQSLDAAIFLFSRVSDIPTESLVLPVISTNDRLTLGCELWDGTIIRGQNEISHPTNGCMEPINKDCASTLRLPSGIKRVFYMSSEGCNLLHEVFPAANPTVLEQLKKVDCIVYAMGSLFTSVCPSLVLHGIGEIIASRSIPKVLLLNGSHDRETTGLSASGFVTAITDALNRTYGDPGKSLKNTASDYINALLVPRDGQILIDVQCLATQRIFHVVPVDSIHDPKVGAIFEPESLMKALADLIYQQAYKNFMMDASLRAY
- the LOC135649652 gene encoding uncharacterized protein LOC135649652 isoform X2, which codes for MKAILSRQIPQLVGYRGFRERERERERERHLSGRTDEPQSMVAAGLLGGPAPSLTPFLRSSSPHPPLPSPSASPSVAARSIPRPSVVPMAASHCNSGTSPRGADASSPSSSPNLIDPPSLLVFSGGTAFNGVVEELKKLTTRVAHVLPVSDDGGSTAEIVRVLGGPAVGDIRSRCLRLSDESTSEALAVRMLLGHRLSLDASEAKSEWHQIVEGEHCLWDGVSRPYGETIRAFLAFFQYQILQRSNESFCFSNGSIGNFFFAGARIFFQSLDAAIFLFSRVSDIPTESLVLPVISTNDRLTLGCELWDGTIIRGQNEISHPTNGCMEPINKVFPAANPTVLEQLKKVDCIVYAMGSLFTSVCPSLVLHGIGEIIASRSIPKVLLLNGSHDRETTGLSASGFVTAITDALNRTYGDPGKSLKNTASDYINALLVPRDGQILIDVQCLATQRIFHVVPVDSIHDPKVGAIFEPESLMKALADLIYQQAYKNFMMDASLRAY